GGCGCGCGCGACGTTCGACGCCCCCGCGGCGCTGTCCCGCTGGGTGCGGGCCGAGTCGAGCTGGGCGGGCGTGGACACCTGGGCGGCGACGAGCTTCGACGTGCGGTCGAAGTTGATCTGCGCCTGCTCCTCGGCGGCGCGGGCCTGGGCGAGCGCGGCCTGGGCCTCGGCGAGCTTCTGCAGGTAGTCCGTCTTCCGCAGTGACGCCAGCTCCATGCCCTCGCGCACCTCGTCACCCTCCTGGATGAGGTGCGTCTGGCCATCCACGCCGCGGACCCGGGTGATGGACTCCACGTAGCCGCCGACCTTGAAGGCCAGGTCCACGCGCGTGGCGGGCTGTATCTCCGCGGAGAAGCGCGCGTCCGCGATGGTCCCCGCGCGTCCCACGGTGGACACTCGCACCGCCGTGGGGGGCGCGGGCGCGGGAGCGTGGTTGCCGCAGGCGAGCCCGGAGAGGGCCCACCCGACGAGTGCCAGGGCCTGGAGCGACGTCCTCATGGCGCGACGGACTCCTGCGCGTCACGTGCGTGACGGGAGTGGGGGGCCAGGGCGGCAGGTGGGACCTGTCGCCCGGCGCGGGAAGCTCACCACGGCGGAGCGCGAGCGCGGGTGTGGGGGCGGTGGGGCGGCTTGCGCCTGTCACGCGAGCAACAGGGTTGGGGGCCGGCGTGCTCAGAGGACGACGAGCAGGCCCAGCGAGGCTGTCGGGTAGACCTGTCGCAGCTTCAACTCCCCCGTGGAGATGCGCAGCTCGCGCACGTCCGTGAAGGTGAAGCCCGGCCCGCCCCGCGCCACCAGCCCCAGGCGCCCCGCGCCCGGCCGCCACGTGACGCCCACCGCCGGCTCCAGGAAGGCGGCCGTGCTGGCGTTCTGCAACGAGCCCTTGCCCGCGCGCGCCACGAACTCCTCGAAGCCCGCCGTCACGCCCACGAAGGAGCGGAGCGTGCCGTTGAACAGCGTCACCAGCGTGTAGCGGGCATCCGCGCCCACCGCGTAGTTGAGCTTCACCTCGCCCAGCTCCGCCCCCTCGAACCGCGTCCGCACGCCCACCGAGTTGCCCCACTGGCCCCCACGCCCCACCAGCCCGAAGCTCACCGGCCCGTCATAGGTCGGCGAGATGTCCAGCCGCACGCCGTACATGGACGCGTCCAGCGCCGGCGGCTGCAGCTCCACCAGCACCGAGCCCCGCCGCTCCCGCTCGTGCGGCGGCACCTGCTCCGCCGCGTCGTCCGCCAGCGCGGGCGCACCGGCCAGGGGGAGGACCGCCAGCAGCACCTTCGCCACGCTCTTCGACCGGATGCTCATCGCCATCTCCTTGGGTTTAGTCGTTCGACTAACTTAGTTACACGGCTAACTAAGACGGGGCCTGGGGGAAGTCAAGGCGACCGGCCAATCGAGGTGGCGGGTGCTTGCGGGTAGGTGTCTGGCGTCCTATGGGGGATGGATGGCCCGTGCACGCACCAGGAAGGCGGCTCCCGAGGCTCCCGTGGCGGAGTCCCAGGGGGGCTCTGACGCTCGCGAGCGGCTCATCGCCGCCAGTGCCCGCGTGCTGGCGGAGCGGGGGTACGACGCGACGACGGTGAAGGAAGTGGCGCGCGTCGCGGGGGTGAACCAGGGGCTGGTCCACTATTACTTCGGCAGCAAGGACGCGCTGCTGCTGGCCACCACGCGCGAGCACAGCCAGCGCTACGCGGCCGAGCTGCGCCGGCTGCGCGAGGAGACACCGCCCGAGAAGCTCGCGGATGCCAGCTTCGCGTTCGGCGCGGAGCTCCTGCGCGCCGCGCCCGAACTGGTGCGGCTGCGCTACGAGCTGTTCGCGCTGGGGTTGCGCAACCCGGAGCTGACCTCGGCCGTGTCGGAGCTGTTGTGCCTGGGCGACCTGGAGGTGGCGCGGACGGTGGCCGCGTACCGGGGCGCGGACCCGGAGCATCCGGAGCCCGTGGACCGTCACTACGGCGCCCTCATCAAGGCGTGCATCGACGGGCTGTCGCTCCAGCACGTGCTCGACGCCCGCTTCGACGTCGCGCCGGTCTACGCGCTCCTGCAGCGGATGATTCTGCTGAGCGTGGGGAGCGGCGCCAGCGCGAAGCCCCCGCGACGGGGAGGCAAGGCCCAGGGGCGGCGAGCGCTCCCCCGGCCTCGGCGCCGGAGCCCCCGGCCCCGGCGCCGCTGAGGCGGGGCGGCTCAGAGCGGCGTGGGCCGTCCGGGCGTGAGGATGCGCACGCGGTCATCGCCGGAGAAGGCGGCGCGCACCTCCGGCTCCTCCGAGAGGGGCTCGAAGGTGGCGTAGTGCATGGGGACGATGATGGACGGCCGGAAGTACTTGCGGATGGCGAGCGCCGCCGCGCGCGGGTCCATCGCCCAGCGTCCGCCGCCCGCCGCGACGAGCACGATGTCCGGGTGGAACAGCTCCTGGATGAGCGCCATGTCGCCGAACAGCCACGTGTCACCCGTGTGGTAGAGCGAGCGCCCGTCCGCGAAGGTGAGGACGTAGCCCAGGGGGCGCCCTCCCGGGTCGGTCGAGTGCATCGCGGGGACGGCGTCCACGCGCACGTCTCCCAACTGGAAGCCGCCGCCCACGTTGACGCTGTGCTGCTGGGCCTCCGGAATGCCCATGGCGCGCAGGTGCTCGCCGGTGCTGACGACGAGCGCGCCGGTGACGCGCGCCAGCTCCGGCACGTCGCTGGCGTGGTCGCCATGGGCATGGGTGACGAGGAGGGCCGCGGGCTTCTCCTTCGCGAAGCGCGAGGGCTCCTTCCACGCGGCCGGGGTCTTCGGGTTGTCCTTCAGCCACGGGTCGATGAGCAGGCGGGTGCCGCCCGGGGAGACGACCTCGAAGGCGGCGTGACCGAGCCACGTCACGCGCGGCGCGCCGCCCGCGGGCGCGGGCTTCGCGGTGGTGCTCGTGTCCGGGCTGGCGCGTCCGGGCGCGGGGGTGGGAGGGGCGGCCCACGTGGGGAGCGCCGTGAGGTGGAGGGCGAGCAGCAGCGGCGGGATGAAGCGGAGGTCACGCATCGGTCGATTCCTCGGGCAGCGGGGCCGCGTGAAGCGGCGCCGGGTCGCGAGGAATAGGCGGGGGCGCGTGCCCCGGGCTTGGGCGTTATTGACGCGGGCGCAGCGCGCGGGCGAACTGGCCCGGCGTCATGCCCACGATGCGCCGGAAGTGGCGGTTGAGCTGGCTCTGGTCGCACAGGCCGACCTCGGCGGCGACGTCCGTCGCGGACCACCCCTGGGCCAGCAGCGTGCGGGCGCGGGCCACGCGCAGGTGGGTGACGTACTCGTGCGGGGGCAGCCCCAGCCGCGCGCGGAACAGCCGCAGCAGGTGGAACTTGTCCATGCCTACCGCGGCCGCGAGCACGTCCAGGCCCACGTTCCGGGTGTAGCTGGCGTGCAGGAAGTCCCGGGCTCGGAGCACGGCCGGGGGATGCGGGGGCGGGGGGCGGGGCGCGGGGCCCCGGGCGTATTCGGAGAGCAGCGCGTCCAGCGTCTCGCAGACGCGCGTGTCGAGCTCCAGCGGGTCGGGGGCGCGCGAGCCCAGCGTGGCCAGGAGCGCGCCCGCCATGGCCTCCAGGCGCCCACCTCCATGACTCAGGACCTCCCGCAGGCGCGGTGTGCGCTCCAGTCCGAGCCCGGCCGCGGCGGTGTCCACCAGGGTGGGGGAGAAGGCGACCGACTGCGCGGTGACGGGGGCGTGGACCCGCTCGTCGCGGTGGACCTCGCCGGGTTCCTTGAGCTTGAGCCTGGGACCGGCGACCTGGGTCCACACGCGCCCGCGATACCAGAAGTCGAACCCGCCGCTGGACGTCACGGTGATGACATACGCGGTGGAATGCCCCACCCACAGTCGTGTGTCA
The genomic region above belongs to Myxococcus stipitatus and contains:
- a CDS encoding TetR/AcrR family transcriptional regulator, with the protein product MAESQGGSDARERLIAASARVLAERGYDATTVKEVARVAGVNQGLVHYYFGSKDALLLATTREHSQRYAAELRRLREETPPEKLADASFAFGAELLRAAPELVRLRYELFALGLRNPELTSAVSELLCLGDLEVARTVAAYRGADPEHPEPVDRHYGALIKACIDGLSLQHVLDARFDVAPVYALLQRMILLSVGSGASAKPPRRGGKAQGRRALPRPRRRSPRPRRR
- a CDS encoding metal-dependent hydrolase — protein: MRDLRFIPPLLLALHLTALPTWAAPPTPAPGRASPDTSTTAKPAPAGGAPRVTWLGHAAFEVVSPGGTRLLIDPWLKDNPKTPAAWKEPSRFAKEKPAALLVTHAHGDHASDVPELARVTGALVVSTGEHLRAMGIPEAQQHSVNVGGGFQLGDVRVDAVPAMHSTDPGGRPLGYVLTFADGRSLYHTGDTWLFGDMALIQELFHPDIVLVAAGGGRWAMDPRAAALAIRKYFRPSIIVPMHYATFEPLSEEPEVRAAFSGDDRVRILTPGRPTPL
- a CDS encoding helix-turn-helix domain-containing protein, producing the protein MPSASPAAITSWRPPGAPDVMISRVEGDTRLWVGHSTAYVITVTSSGGFDFWYRGRVWTQVAGPRLKLKEPGEVHRDERVHAPVTAQSVAFSPTLVDTAAAGLGLERTPRLREVLSHGGGRLEAMAGALLATLGSRAPDPLELDTRVCETLDALLSEYARGPAPRPPPPHPPAVLRARDFLHASYTRNVGLDVLAAAVGMDKFHLLRLFRARLGLPPHEYVTHLRVARARTLLAQGWSATDVAAEVGLCDQSQLNRHFRRIVGMTPGQFARALRPRQ